The following proteins are encoded in a genomic region of bacterium:
- a CDS encoding DNA translocase FtsK: MAAKRNGSKKRPVKKDLKNSSRFSNLLSILSSRLLPTAEMRALLSAAVACFLSFSLLSEPLYSDIFWQLSSEALESGPRGSVSNIMGPAGAMVGHYVTLWFGYAGIFLPLALILRTISMISNLQGEKERAPERHWTNRLVLYTAFLLGLSGCISTLTPFLGTSASPENSGGLVGDSIASSITPLFGFSGTMLILGTTLSAITYLLFGLQVGKLGRQLVSYGQRLGPSFISTINHVFGLLAKAITWGMGCFISISSIVFISFPLWGMRRLTSAYANIITSRRERILSRQAITSEEAPVKQRKKTNKSSESLSQEHTEPEDFSESIVVVDHSTTYSRHLDAHKGRAEINEDHDHHEEERFSTFVFPSTELLDQKNSSAKPVSRDKLVVQSKVIQSKLADFNVQGRITHVHPGPVITMYEFEPAAGIKVGKITGLQDDLAMALRAQSIRIIAPLPQRGSVGIEVPNESQETVLLKDLLECAPDGGGSRLPVPLGKDTYGAPVTGYIADMPHLLLAGATGTGKSVCINAILVSLLYKLHPSDLQLVMIDPKILELSVYEGIPHLKVPVVTDPRKAKAVLQWAVQEMDERYRTLKRYGVRNIDAYNNLASGQTVNESLKKRETERVEGPSRIITEELEKLPKILIVIDELADLMLTAGRDIEELITRLAQKARAAGIHLLLATQRPSVDVITGLIKANFPARVSFRVSSRIDSRTILDNTGAERLLGKGDMLFLQPGAHHLQRVHGAFVSDQEVRKVTSFLRDTCAPDYDATVMEMCEKALEDNGASLEPGEADTSDPLYDKAVQFVLERGQASTSMVQRAFRIGYNRAARIVDTMEQEGIVGPQDGAKPRQIIVPLASNED, encoded by the coding sequence ATGGCAGCGAAGCGAAATGGCTCAAAAAAACGGCCTGTAAAAAAAGACCTCAAGAATAGTAGCCGCTTCTCCAACTTGTTGAGCATCCTCAGCAGCAGACTGCTTCCAACAGCTGAGATGCGAGCTTTACTATCCGCCGCCGTGGCTTGTTTTTTGTCCTTTTCACTCCTATCTGAGCCTCTTTATTCGGATATTTTTTGGCAACTGAGCAGTGAAGCTCTCGAATCAGGGCCCAGGGGAAGTGTGTCAAATATTATGGGGCCAGCAGGTGCAATGGTCGGGCACTATGTAACACTTTGGTTTGGGTATGCGGGCATCTTTTTACCGCTTGCATTAATACTTCGTACTATCTCCATGATCAGTAATCTTCAAGGAGAGAAAGAGCGTGCTCCTGAGAGGCACTGGACAAACCGTCTCGTATTATACACTGCATTTTTATTGGGGCTCTCGGGATGTATTTCTACACTGACACCCTTTCTCGGCACATCTGCAAGTCCTGAAAACTCTGGTGGTCTAGTCGGAGACTCAATTGCGAGCAGCATCACTCCTCTCTTTGGTTTTTCAGGAACGATGCTCATTCTTGGAACCACTCTCAGTGCCATTACCTATCTTTTATTTGGATTGCAGGTTGGAAAGCTCGGAAGACAGCTCGTCTCATATGGTCAGCGCCTTGGCCCTTCCTTTATCTCGACTATAAACCACGTCTTTGGGCTCCTTGCAAAAGCAATCACGTGGGGGATGGGGTGTTTCATATCGATTTCGTCAATTGTCTTCATTTCATTTCCGCTCTGGGGAATGCGGCGACTCACAAGTGCGTATGCGAATATCATTACCTCCCGGCGCGAAAGAATATTATCTCGACAAGCCATCACCTCAGAGGAGGCCCCTGTCAAACAACGGAAGAAAACAAACAAATCAAGTGAATCACTGTCCCAAGAGCATACGGAGCCAGAAGACTTCTCGGAATCAATAGTCGTGGTTGATCACTCGACTACATATAGTCGGCATCTGGATGCACATAAAGGTCGTGCTGAAATAAACGAGGATCATGACCATCACGAAGAGGAGCGATTCTCTACCTTCGTTTTTCCAAGCACGGAGCTCTTGGACCAAAAAAATTCCTCCGCAAAACCAGTCAGTCGGGATAAACTTGTGGTTCAATCGAAAGTGATACAGTCAAAACTCGCTGACTTTAATGTCCAAGGCAGGATCACTCACGTGCATCCAGGTCCTGTAATCACCATGTATGAATTCGAGCCAGCAGCAGGAATAAAAGTGGGCAAAATAACAGGGCTGCAGGATGATCTTGCGATGGCATTACGAGCTCAATCAATACGCATAATTGCTCCTCTTCCTCAGCGTGGTTCAGTAGGAATTGAGGTACCCAATGAATCACAAGAAACCGTGTTGCTGAAAGATCTTCTTGAGTGCGCACCAGATGGGGGTGGCTCAAGACTTCCCGTGCCTTTGGGGAAGGATACATACGGAGCACCTGTAACTGGTTATATCGCGGATATGCCCCATCTGCTGCTAGCAGGAGCTACCGGTACTGGTAAAAGTGTGTGCATCAATGCAATTCTCGTGAGCTTACTCTACAAACTGCATCCCTCTGATCTCCAACTCGTCATGATTGACCCCAAGATACTTGAGCTCAGCGTGTACGAGGGTATACCTCACCTGAAGGTTCCGGTAGTTACAGACCCTCGTAAAGCAAAAGCAGTCCTTCAATGGGCCGTGCAAGAGATGGATGAGCGGTATCGAACACTAAAAAGGTACGGCGTTCGAAATATCGATGCATATAATAATCTGGCTTCTGGTCAAACTGTGAATGAATCATTAAAAAAGCGTGAGACCGAACGAGTCGAAGGCCCCTCAAGAATAATTACTGAAGAACTAGAAAAGCTTCCTAAGATATTGATAGTCATTGATGAGCTGGCAGATCTGATGCTGACTGCTGGTCGAGACATTGAAGAACTGATCACTAGGCTTGCTCAAAAGGCTCGGGCAGCCGGTATCCATCTCCTGCTCGCCACTCAGCGTCCCTCCGTGGATGTCATCACGGGTCTCATTAAAGCGAACTTTCCCGCTCGTGTGTCCTTCCGCGTCTCCTCTCGAATCGACTCACGAACGATTCTCGATAATACTGGAGCAGAGCGATTGCTTGGCAAAGGTGATATGCTCTTTCTTCAGCCGGGCGCACACCACCTCCAGCGGGTACATGGAGCATTCGTCTCTGACCAGGAAGTGCGAAAGGTAACCAGTTTTCTACGAGACACCTGTGCACCCGACTACGACGCAACGGTGATGGAGATGTGCGAGAAGGCACTCGAGGATAATGGTGCCAGCCTTGAGCCAGGGGAGGCTGATACTTCGGATCCACTCTACGACAAAGCAGTTCAGTTTGTTTTAGAAAGAGGTCAGGCCTCCACAAGTATGGTACAAAGGGCATTTCGGATTGGGTATAATCGAGCAGCTCGAATCGTCGATACCATGGAACAAGAGGGGATAGTTGGGCCCCAAGATGGAGCCAAGCCTCGTCAGATCATAGTGCCCTTGGCGTCGAACGAGGACTAA
- a CDS encoding insulinase family protein, with product MTSESAVSLRKLAHQQTFILDRSFQGQGASVAVLVKTGARDERDDEHGISHFLEHMVFKGTPNRSGMDLTLAFGDLGAQVNAYTSDEQTVFYGTVLKENVERLHDLLLDMMMPSLVEEEFNMEKKVILEEIALYQDKPNYVLYERAVSDFFGEHGVGQSVLGTTDSVSAISQPQMSAYVKRRYSSPNLVVSLCGDLDADYYAELTESRSFGLPVNAVEDSPASHTQNRGREFLFRHKKNTQAHLLGLCDGPAAKDPLRHAAMLLSSIIGDSQNSRLYWKLVDSGIAEYASIDTEEKDGVGCWMFSSSTAPDSWEEVRDKSFEVFKGVHDHISNDELERARTKALSRLVMDSELPLGKAMANALSFQYRQEIFSIRDEMEKIRAVTLSDCHAVLEKFPITSQNVYVMLPE from the coding sequence ATGACTAGTGAATCAGCCGTTTCGCTTAGAAAACTCGCTCATCAACAAACCTTTATCCTTGACCGCAGCTTTCAAGGGCAGGGGGCATCAGTTGCAGTTCTCGTAAAGACGGGCGCCCGGGATGAAAGAGATGACGAACACGGCATATCTCATTTTCTTGAGCATATGGTATTCAAGGGCACTCCGAATCGGAGTGGTATGGACTTAACTCTTGCCTTTGGCGACCTCGGTGCACAGGTAAATGCATATACCTCTGATGAGCAAACTGTTTTCTACGGCACTGTTTTAAAAGAAAACGTTGAAAGACTGCATGATCTCCTTCTCGATATGATGATGCCTTCGCTTGTTGAGGAAGAGTTCAATATGGAGAAGAAGGTTATTCTCGAAGAGATTGCTCTTTATCAAGATAAACCCAACTACGTTCTTTATGAGCGCGCCGTTTCGGACTTCTTTGGAGAGCATGGGGTAGGACAGTCAGTCCTCGGAACAACTGATTCAGTCTCTGCAATTTCTCAACCTCAGATGTCTGCCTATGTAAAGCGGCGCTACTCGTCTCCAAACCTGGTGGTATCTCTTTGTGGTGACTTGGATGCAGATTATTATGCTGAATTGACCGAATCTCGCTCCTTTGGGCTCCCAGTGAATGCCGTTGAAGACTCTCCGGCAAGTCACACCCAAAATAGAGGCAGAGAATTTCTATTTCGGCATAAAAAGAACACTCAAGCGCATCTCCTCGGGCTCTGTGATGGACCAGCTGCGAAAGATCCTCTTCGTCATGCTGCAATGCTTCTATCGAGTATCATTGGAGATTCTCAAAACTCACGTCTCTACTGGAAACTGGTTGATTCAGGGATTGCGGAATATGCAAGTATTGATACGGAGGAAAAAGACGGCGTGGGGTGTTGGATGTTTAGTTCCTCAACCGCTCCTGATAGCTGGGAGGAGGTACGCGACAAGAGTTTTGAGGTTTTTAAGGGTGTACATGACCATATCTCGAACGATGAGCTTGAGCGTGCTCGAACTAAGGCGCTGAGCCGACTTGTCATGGATAGCGAACTTCCCCTAGGAAAGGCAATGGCCAATGCACTCTCCTTTCAATACCGACAAGAGATTTTTTCAATTCGGGATGAGATGGAAAAGATCCGTGCGGTAACCCTATCTGACTGTCACGCCGTACTAGAGAAATTCCCCATTACTTCGCAGAATGTCTATGTGATGCTCCCGGAGTAG
- a CDS encoding insulinase family protein has product MGDLDDGRTTQWQLNNGLQVICLPLAYVDYVAVDMLCPGGVIHDSPGKAGSALLLAELLSRGAGELSSEELLTEFDNKGIRHGEAASSLTTTLRSQFLPEHCKKALELMKVMITSPTFPEAAVESVKSLFLHEIRSLKESPSRWAMLELSRRYFPQPFNKSPLGEESDILSLTAEELKEQWGNRFGPDGAILSIAGKFDLTEMRDLISGEFSDWKGKCETMPAVTSFPKREFFYLPFEGSQQQLVLRYSAPPFGSELYYAGKVFSQILSGGMFGRLFIEVREKRGLCYSVFAQHAGRPEYGHLTVYAGTTPERVHETYSVIQDIMADPLKDLSDAELDRAKNNLITQMILGEESTSSRARSNASDWLLVKRIRSMQELQDGIQQVNLEALNQLLREYPLANPMALTLGAKNFGTWTQIEEGSSYD; this is encoded by the coding sequence ATGGGAGATTTAGACGACGGAAGAACTACCCAATGGCAACTGAATAATGGACTTCAGGTCATCTGCCTACCGCTTGCGTATGTTGACTATGTGGCTGTCGATATGTTGTGTCCAGGCGGTGTCATTCACGATTCTCCGGGCAAGGCGGGCTCCGCATTACTCCTGGCTGAGCTCCTAAGCCGAGGTGCAGGAGAGCTCTCGAGTGAAGAACTTCTCACAGAATTTGATAATAAGGGGATACGCCATGGAGAGGCTGCATCGTCACTAACAACGACTCTCCGTTCTCAATTCCTACCAGAGCACTGTAAAAAGGCTCTTGAACTTATGAAGGTAATGATTACGAGTCCTACTTTCCCTGAAGCAGCAGTGGAGTCCGTGAAATCATTATTTCTTCATGAAATACGCTCACTGAAAGAATCTCCAAGTCGGTGGGCTATGCTGGAGCTCTCGCGGCGATATTTCCCTCAACCCTTCAATAAGAGTCCCTTAGGTGAGGAGTCCGATATTCTCTCCCTAACGGCAGAAGAGCTAAAAGAACAGTGGGGGAACCGCTTTGGTCCAGATGGTGCAATCCTTTCTATCGCTGGTAAATTTGACCTTACTGAAATGAGAGATTTAATATCCGGCGAGTTTTCCGACTGGAAGGGAAAGTGCGAGACAATGCCTGCAGTTACCAGTTTTCCTAAGCGGGAATTCTTCTATCTGCCGTTTGAAGGTTCGCAACAACAGCTCGTACTTCGATATTCAGCACCACCATTCGGCTCTGAGCTTTACTATGCTGGAAAAGTCTTCTCACAGATTCTTTCTGGAGGAATGTTCGGGCGATTATTCATTGAGGTGAGAGAAAAAAGAGGGCTTTGTTACTCAGTTTTTGCACAACACGCAGGGCGACCAGAATATGGTCATTTAACAGTCTATGCTGGAACAACACCAGAGCGGGTCCATGAAACGTACTCAGTGATACAAGATATCATGGCTGATCCACTCAAGGATCTCAGCGATGCAGAACTGGACCGCGCTAAGAACAATCTGATTACTCAGATGATTCTGGGCGAAGAGTCGACAAGCTCGCGGGCACGCTCAAATGCTTCTGACTGGCTCCTCGTGAAAAGAATTCGAAGTATGCAAGAGTTGCAGGATGGCATTCAACAGGTAAACCTTGAGGCTTTAAATCAGCTATTGAGGGAATATCCTCTCGCTAATCCGATGGCCTTAACACTGGGGGCCAAAAATTTTGGAACATGGACACAGATAGAAGAGGGAAGTTCTTATGACTAG